From a single Rosa rugosa chromosome 7, drRosRugo1.1, whole genome shotgun sequence genomic region:
- the LOC133722974 gene encoding uncharacterized protein LOC133722974 yields the protein MEKSDLNTIRKVADKVILKWRQDREKKEEEQEEQEEQEEEEEEEEYNASQPYYPGYPHQGAAVAPTQQTSQAGGYYQAPPSTAPYYNASPPSYHTSGQGHGYPQYGYNQQSYPQDGYDIYQPPGYDQHGYHGLSPTSQTGYWTQQPAQYGYGYGDAQSSYGSTAAQPGYDTPSYGAPPFGQPGYGAPPSGQPGYGAAGYTQPSTYSLDGGNGNTHGA from the exons ATGGAGAAGTCGGATTTGAATACTATCAGGAAGGTAGCGGACAAGGTTATCCTTAAATGGAGACAGGATCGAgagaagaaggaagaggagCAAGAGGAGCAGGAggagcaggaggaggaggaggaggaggaggag TATAATGCATCTCAGCCATATTATCCTGGCTATCCTCATCAAGGGGCAGCTGTTGCACCAACTCAGCAGACCTCCCAGGCAGGTGGTTATTATCAAGCACCTCCTTCCACTGCTCCTTACTACAATGCATCTCCGCCATCTTATCACACCTCCGGGCAAGGACATGGTTATCCTCAATATGGCTATAATCAACAAAGTTATCCTCAAGATGGCTATGATATATATCAGCCACCAGGTTATGATCAACATGGTTACCATGGATTGTCCCCAACTTCTCAAACTGGTTATTGGACTCAACAACCTGCTCAATATGGATATGGATATGGAGATGCTCAATCTAGTTATGGTTCTACAGCAGCTCAGCCAGGCTATGACACCCCATCTTATGGTGCACCCCCATTTGGTCAGCCAGGTTATGGTGCTCCCCCATCTGGTCAGCCAGGTTATGGTGCTGCAGGATACACACAGCCTTCTACATATTCTCTTGATGGAGGGAATGGAAACACTCACGGGGCATAG